In Symphalangus syndactylus isolate Jambi chromosome 15, NHGRI_mSymSyn1-v2.1_pri, whole genome shotgun sequence, the following are encoded in one genomic region:
- the ING1 gene encoding inhibitor of growth protein 1 isoform X1, whose translation MVVAVIPGLGARGWGCSSGRLPRPARPARRQSQVASLLTRGWGRAWPWKQILKELDECYERFSRETDGAQKRRMLHCVQRALIRSQELGDEKIQIVSQMVELVENRTRQVDSHVELFEAQQELGDTAGNSGKAGADRPKGEAAAQAEKPNSKRSRRQRNNENRENASSNHDHDDGASGTPKEKKAKTSKKKKRSKAKAEREASPADLPIDPNEPTYCLCNQVSYGEMIGCDNDECPIEWFHFSCVGLNHKPKGKWYCPKCRGENEKTMDKALEKSKKERAYNR comes from the exons ATGGTAGTAGCAGTGATCCCGGGGCTGGGAGCTCGGGGCTGGGGCTGCAGTTCGGGCCGCCTCCCACGACCCGCGAGACCGGCTCGCAGACAGTCTCAGGTCGCATCTCTGCTGACCCGAGGGTGGGGCCGCGCGTGGCCGTGGAAAC AGATCTTGAAGGAGCTGGACGAGTGCTACGAGCGCTTCAGCCGCGAGACGGACGGGGCGCAGAAGCGGCGGATGCTGCACTGTGTGCAGCGCGCACTGATCCGCAGCCAGGAGCTGGGCGACGAGAAGATCCAGATCGTGAGCCAGATGGTGGAGCTGGTGGAGAACCGCACGCGGCAGGTGGACAGCCACGTGGAGCTGTTCGAGGCGCAGCAGGAGCTGGGCGACACAGCGGGCAACAGCGGCAAGGCTGGCGCGGACAGGCCCAAAGGCGAGGCGGCAGCGCAGGCTGAGAAGCCCAACAGCAAGCGCTCACGGCGGCAGCGCAACAACGAGAACCGCGAGAACGCATCCAGCAACCACGACCACGACGACGGTGCCTCGGGCACACCCAAGGAGAAGAAGGCCAAGACCTCCAAGAAGAAGAAGCGCTCCAAGGCCAAGGCGGAGCGAGAGGCGTCCCCTGCCGACCTCCCCATCGACCCCAATGAACCCACGTACTGTCTGTGCAACCAGGTCTCCTACGGGGAGATGATCGGCTGCGACAACGACGAGTGCCCCATCGAGTGGTTCCACTTCTCGTGCGTGGGGCTCAATCATAAACCCAAGGGCAAGTGGTACTGTCCCAAGTGCCGGGGGGAGAACGAGAAGACCATGGACAAAGCCCTGGAGAAATCCAAAAAAGAGAGGGCTTACAACAGGTAG
- the ING1 gene encoding inhibitor of growth protein 1 isoform X2, with product MLSPANGEQLHLVNYVEDYLDSIESLPFDLQRNVSLMREIDAKYQEILKELDECYERFSRETDGAQKRRMLHCVQRALIRSQELGDEKIQIVSQMVELVENRTRQVDSHVELFEAQQELGDTAGNSGKAGADRPKGEAAAQAEKPNSKRSRRQRNNENRENASSNHDHDDGASGTPKEKKAKTSKKKKRSKAKAEREASPADLPIDPNEPTYCLCNQVSYGEMIGCDNDECPIEWFHFSCVGLNHKPKGKWYCPKCRGENEKTMDKALEKSKKERAYNR from the exons ATGTTGAGTCCTGCCAACGGGGAGCAGCTCCACCTGGTGAACTATGTGGAGGACTACCTGGACTCCATCGAGTCTCTCCCTTTCGACTTGCAGAGAAATGTCTCGCTGATGCGGGAGATCGACGCGAAATACCAAG AGATCTTGAAGGAGCTGGACGAGTGCTACGAGCGCTTCAGCCGCGAGACGGACGGGGCGCAGAAGCGGCGGATGCTGCACTGTGTGCAGCGCGCACTGATCCGCAGCCAGGAGCTGGGCGACGAGAAGATCCAGATCGTGAGCCAGATGGTGGAGCTGGTGGAGAACCGCACGCGGCAGGTGGACAGCCACGTGGAGCTGTTCGAGGCGCAGCAGGAGCTGGGCGACACAGCGGGCAACAGCGGCAAGGCTGGCGCGGACAGGCCCAAAGGCGAGGCGGCAGCGCAGGCTGAGAAGCCCAACAGCAAGCGCTCACGGCGGCAGCGCAACAACGAGAACCGCGAGAACGCATCCAGCAACCACGACCACGACGACGGTGCCTCGGGCACACCCAAGGAGAAGAAGGCCAAGACCTCCAAGAAGAAGAAGCGCTCCAAGGCCAAGGCGGAGCGAGAGGCGTCCCCTGCCGACCTCCCCATCGACCCCAATGAACCCACGTACTGTCTGTGCAACCAGGTCTCCTACGGGGAGATGATCGGCTGCGACAACGACGAGTGCCCCATCGAGTGGTTCCACTTCTCGTGCGTGGGGCTCAATCATAAACCCAAGGGCAAGTGGTACTGTCCCAAGTGCCGGGGGGAGAACGAGAAGACCATGGACAAAGCCCTGGAGAAATCCAAAAAAGAGAGGGCTTACAACAGGTAG
- the ING1 gene encoding inhibitor of growth protein 1 isoform X3, translating into MLHCVQRALIRSQELGDEKIQIVSQMVELVENRTRQVDSHVELFEAQQELGDTAGNSGKAGADRPKGEAAAQAEKPNSKRSRRQRNNENRENASSNHDHDDGASGTPKEKKAKTSKKKKRSKAKAEREASPADLPIDPNEPTYCLCNQVSYGEMIGCDNDECPIEWFHFSCVGLNHKPKGKWYCPKCRGENEKTMDKALEKSKKERAYNR; encoded by the coding sequence ATGCTGCACTGTGTGCAGCGCGCACTGATCCGCAGCCAGGAGCTGGGCGACGAGAAGATCCAGATCGTGAGCCAGATGGTGGAGCTGGTGGAGAACCGCACGCGGCAGGTGGACAGCCACGTGGAGCTGTTCGAGGCGCAGCAGGAGCTGGGCGACACAGCGGGCAACAGCGGCAAGGCTGGCGCGGACAGGCCCAAAGGCGAGGCGGCAGCGCAGGCTGAGAAGCCCAACAGCAAGCGCTCACGGCGGCAGCGCAACAACGAGAACCGCGAGAACGCATCCAGCAACCACGACCACGACGACGGTGCCTCGGGCACACCCAAGGAGAAGAAGGCCAAGACCTCCAAGAAGAAGAAGCGCTCCAAGGCCAAGGCGGAGCGAGAGGCGTCCCCTGCCGACCTCCCCATCGACCCCAATGAACCCACGTACTGTCTGTGCAACCAGGTCTCCTACGGGGAGATGATCGGCTGCGACAACGACGAGTGCCCCATCGAGTGGTTCCACTTCTCGTGCGTGGGGCTCAATCATAAACCCAAGGGCAAGTGGTACTGTCCCAAGTGCCGGGGGGAGAACGAGAAGACCATGGACAAAGCCCTGGAGAAATCCAAAAAAGAGAGGGCTTACAACAGGTAG